In one Deltaproteobacteria bacterium CG11_big_fil_rev_8_21_14_0_20_42_23 genomic region, the following are encoded:
- the purE gene encoding 5-(carboxyamino)imidazole ribonucleotide mutase produces the protein MGKNVQVKILMGSINDWEYLEGAAKVLEEFGVSYSKHVASAHRTPAKVQAIIHAASEEGTQVFIAAAGYAAHLAGVIAGHTLLPVIGVPLDSSSLAGLDSLLTTAQMPSGVPVATVTIGKAGAKNAAVLAIQILALQDDVLKEKLKDYREKMRQKIEEDDKQLNLS, from the coding sequence ATGGGAAAGAATGTCCAAGTAAAAATATTAATGGGCTCAATAAATGATTGGGAATATTTAGAAGGTGCAGCAAAAGTGTTGGAAGAATTTGGAGTAAGCTATTCCAAGCATGTTGCTTCAGCTCACCGAACACCTGCAAAAGTGCAAGCGATCATTCACGCTGCTTCAGAAGAGGGAACGCAAGTGTTCATTGCTGCAGCGGGCTACGCAGCCCATTTGGCGGGTGTTATCGCCGGGCACACGTTGTTGCCTGTTATTGGAGTGCCGCTCGATTCATCATCTTTGGCTGGTTTAGACTCTCTGCTCACTACAGCGCAGATGCCATCGGGTGTTCCTGTTGCTACTGTTACCATTGGAAAAGCTGGAGCAAAAAATGCGGCGGTGTTGGCAATCCAAATTTTGGCTTTGCAAGATGATGTGCTGAAAGAAAAATTGAAAGACTACCGAGAAAAAATGCGACAGAAAATTGAAGAAGATGACAAACAACTCAACCTTTCCTAA
- the purH gene encoding bifunctional phosphoribosylaminoimidazolecarboxamide formyltransferase/inosine monophosphate cyclohydrolase (involved in de novo purine biosynthesis): MPAVQRALLSVSDKTGLLPFAKELSRLGIELLSTGGTAKLLKENNIPVIDVSDYTGFPEMLDGRVKTLHPNIHAGLLARRDNAEHMQALEKHGIGRIDLLVVNLYPFEKTVANPKASLAEAIENIDIGGPTMIRAAAKNYQDVAVLVDPADYASIAKELSDGKATLSRETCFALAQKVFAHTAAYDAAITSYLSTYKTETQRTQMPQVFASVSFQMQELRYGENPHQQAAFYRDVHTSDESSLVNAKQLHGKELSYNNILDADATLEMIKEFIDDPFAVVIVKHTNPCGAALSSASLADAFAKAQSCDPVSCFGGIVALNREVDEATAKLMAASFFEVILAPSYSATALEVLQKKKNIRLLELGALKKNAERKEYTLRKVTDGLLVQEKDAALVEIKDARCVTERRPQIKEEAALRFAWKMCKHVKSNAIVLASHDRLLGVGAGQMSRVDSVRIARMKWNDIAANLQLEEDAAYVLASDAFFPFRDGIDQAREAGATALIQPGGSMRDDEVIAAANEHQMAMLFTGERHFKH; encoded by the coding sequence ATGCCAGCGGTACAACGAGCTCTTCTCAGCGTTTCTGACAAAACAGGTCTCCTTCCGTTTGCCAAAGAACTTTCGCGCTTAGGCATCGAGCTTCTTTCAACCGGCGGAACCGCTAAGTTGCTGAAAGAGAACAATATTCCCGTTATTGATGTTTCTGATTACACTGGTTTTCCCGAGATGTTAGATGGCCGAGTGAAAACCCTCCACCCCAATATCCATGCAGGTTTGCTGGCAAGACGAGATAACGCTGAACACATGCAAGCCCTAGAGAAACACGGCATTGGCCGCATCGATCTTCTCGTGGTCAATTTGTATCCCTTCGAAAAAACTGTGGCCAACCCCAAGGCGAGCCTGGCTGAAGCGATTGAAAATATTGATATTGGCGGGCCCACCATGATTCGCGCTGCGGCTAAAAATTACCAAGACGTAGCGGTGTTGGTTGATCCTGCTGATTATGCCTCCATTGCAAAAGAGTTGAGCGACGGAAAGGCAACGCTTTCGCGTGAAACCTGTTTTGCTTTAGCGCAAAAAGTATTTGCCCATACTGCAGCTTATGATGCTGCTATCACCTCTTACTTAAGCACCTACAAAACTGAAACCCAGCGAACCCAGATGCCACAAGTGTTTGCTTCGGTTTCATTTCAGATGCAAGAGCTTCGCTATGGAGAAAACCCACATCAACAAGCAGCATTTTATCGCGATGTGCACACAAGCGATGAAAGTTCGCTGGTAAATGCAAAGCAACTTCACGGAAAAGAACTTTCGTACAATAATATTTTGGATGCGGACGCAACGCTGGAGATGATCAAAGAATTTATTGATGATCCCTTTGCCGTGGTAATTGTAAAACACACCAATCCATGTGGAGCTGCGCTTTCAAGTGCATCACTCGCAGATGCTTTTGCCAAGGCACAAAGCTGTGATCCCGTTTCCTGTTTTGGTGGTATTGTTGCTTTAAATCGCGAAGTAGACGAAGCAACAGCAAAGCTAATGGCAGCAAGTTTTTTTGAAGTGATTCTTGCGCCGTCATATTCGGCAACTGCTTTAGAAGTGTTACAAAAAAAGAAAAACATACGCCTCTTGGAACTTGGAGCATTGAAAAAAAATGCAGAACGAAAAGAGTACACGTTAAGAAAAGTGACGGATGGTTTGTTGGTTCAAGAAAAAGATGCTGCGTTAGTTGAAATAAAAGATGCGCGTTGTGTTACCGAACGCCGTCCGCAGATAAAAGAAGAAGCGGCACTTCGATTTGCGTGGAAGATGTGCAAGCACGTGAAGTCGAATGCCATTGTGCTGGCAAGTCACGACCGCTTGCTTGGGGTTGGCGCTGGCCAAATGAGCCGCGTCGATTCTGTACGCATCGCGCGCATGAAGTGGAATGACATTGCCGCCAATTTGCAACTTGAAGAAGATGCAGCATATGTGCTTGCTTCGGATGCTTTTTTTCCGTTTCGAGATGGTATCGACCAAGCCCGCGAAGCCGGTGCCACAGCGCTTATCCAGCCGGGTGGCTCTATGCGCGATGACGAGGTTATTGCCGCAGCAAATGAGCACCAAATGGCCATGCTGTTTACGGGCGAACGCCATTTCAAGCACTAG
- a CDS encoding phosphoribosylamine--glycine ligase, giving the protein MKVLVIGAGGREHALVHALKKSEKIEQLFCAPGNAGIDEEAKCVNIPVDDMEALLQFALNEKMDITVVGPEQPLTNGIVDLFQKNGLKIFGPSRAAARLEASKSFTKDFCARHNIPTAAYETYTNSHAALAALEGKKYPLVIKADGLAAGKGVIIAHSKLEAEDALKNMLEDIVFGEAGKKVVIEEFLKGEEASFIVVSDGKHVLPLATSQDHKAIFDNDEGPNTGGMGAYSPAPVVTSHIYDRIMHEIIYPTIKGMQEEDSPFVGILYAGIMIVDGEPKLLEYNVRFGDPETQPILARLQSDFLSLVEYTLDAKLDQLELKWDERPAVCVVMTSGGYPSMYERGKIITGIKQASELEDVMVYHSGTSKKDGEYLTSGGRVLSVTAIGNPLAVAIEKAYQAVKKIRWEDCYYRKDIGMKAIKREHSH; this is encoded by the coding sequence ATGAAAGTTTTAGTCATAGGTGCAGGTGGAAGAGAGCATGCTCTTGTTCATGCCCTAAAAAAATCTGAAAAAATTGAACAACTTTTTTGTGCGCCAGGAAACGCTGGTATAGATGAAGAAGCGAAGTGTGTTAACATTCCTGTAGATGATATGGAAGCACTTCTTCAATTTGCGCTGAATGAAAAAATGGACATCACGGTTGTTGGCCCTGAGCAACCACTTACAAATGGAATCGTTGATCTGTTTCAAAAAAATGGACTAAAGATTTTTGGCCCGTCGCGTGCGGCAGCCAGACTTGAGGCATCAAAATCATTTACAAAGGATTTTTGTGCTCGCCACAATATTCCAACTGCTGCTTATGAAACGTATACCAATTCTCATGCAGCTTTGGCGGCGCTTGAAGGAAAAAAATATCCTCTCGTTATTAAGGCCGATGGCTTGGCAGCGGGAAAAGGCGTCATCATTGCTCATTCAAAATTGGAAGCGGAAGATGCTTTAAAAAATATGCTTGAAGATATTGTCTTTGGAGAAGCTGGAAAAAAAGTAGTGATCGAAGAATTTCTCAAAGGTGAAGAGGCTTCGTTTATTGTTGTTTCAGATGGAAAACATGTTTTGCCACTTGCTACTTCTCAAGATCATAAAGCCATTTTTGATAACGATGAAGGCCCAAACACAGGCGGCATGGGCGCTTACTCGCCGGCACCAGTTGTGACTTCACACATCTATGACCGCATTATGCACGAAATTATTTATCCTACCATCAAGGGTATGCAAGAGGAAGATTCACCTTTTGTAGGTATTTTGTATGCGGGCATTATGATTGTGGACGGTGAACCGAAGTTGCTAGAATACAATGTTCGTTTTGGTGATCCCGAAACTCAACCTATTCTTGCGCGTTTGCAAAGTGATTTTCTTAGCCTTGTAGAATACACTCTGGATGCAAAACTTGATCAACTCGAATTGAAGTGGGATGAAAGACCAGCCGTATGTGTAGTGATGACTTCGGGTGGATATCCCAGCATGTATGAAAGAGGAAAAATAATTACAGGTATTAAACAGGCAAGTGAGTTGGAAGATGTAATGGTGTATCATTCAGGCACAAGTAAAAAAGATGGAGAATATCTTACAAGTGGTGGACGAGTGCTGTCGGTGACAGCGATTGGCAATCCTCTTGCTGTGGCCATTGAAAAAGCATACCAAGCGGTAAAAAAAATAAGATGGGAAGATTGCTACTACCGAAAAGATATTGGAATGAAAGCGATCAAACGCGAACATTCACATTAG
- a CDS encoding ABC transporter ATP-binding protein — protein MIELKNICKSFGEQQVLKNLSLSLPKGKITVIIGGSGSGKTVTLRHMIGLLKPDRGQVLVDGVDINKLGRVELNECRKKFGMLFQHAALFDSLNVEENIAFPLREHRQLKDEKKIREIVAEKLELVGLPGTEKKMPSELSGGMAKRVGLARAIALEPEIILYDEPTTGLDPLMTLAIDNLIYSMQQKLNITSIVISHDISSTLRIADQIAMLYQGEMIEVADPETFQKSDNPVVQEFLNVSHQKISGGKQ, from the coding sequence ATGATCGAACTTAAAAACATTTGTAAATCATTTGGCGAACAACAAGTTTTGAAAAACTTAAGCCTCTCTTTGCCCAAGGGAAAAATCACCGTCATTATTGGTGGTTCCGGTTCAGGAAAAACCGTAACACTTCGGCATATGATTGGCTTGCTGAAACCAGATAGAGGGCAAGTGCTGGTTGACGGTGTAGATATCAACAAACTGGGAAGAGTGGAATTGAATGAATGTCGAAAAAAATTTGGAATGCTCTTTCAGCATGCCGCTTTATTTGATTCGCTGAATGTAGAAGAAAATATTGCCTTTCCTCTTCGTGAACACAGGCAATTAAAAGATGAAAAAAAAATTCGGGAAATTGTTGCAGAAAAATTAGAACTTGTAGGTTTGCCGGGCACCGAAAAGAAAATGCCAAGCGAGCTTTCGGGCGGGATGGCAAAGCGAGTGGGCTTAGCCAGAGCCATTGCCCTGGAGCCGGAAATTATTTTGTACGACGAGCCCACAACGGGGCTTGATCCTCTCATGACCCTTGCCATTGATAATCTCATTTATTCCATGCAGCAAAAACTAAACATTACTTCTATTGTAATTAGCCACGATATTTCATCAACATTACGTATTGCCGATCAAATCGCCATGCTGTATCAAGGCGAGATGATTGAAGTAGCCGATCCTGAAACATTTCAAAAATCAGACAATCCTGTGGTTCAAGAATTTTTGAATGTAAGTCATCAAAAAATATCTGGGGGGAAACAGTGA
- a CDS encoding threonylcarbamoyl-AMP synthase produces the protein MTDFITLNANKMNPVDVERVVAHLREGHVIAYPTETIYGLGADVLNRAAIKNIYKLKARDPGLPISLLVSDLSMLRDFVSEVSDQALELIKTFWPGPLTILFPASPRIPKDLITNTGRIGIRISSHPVATAIVSAFGNPITTTSANLSGYPPSLDAKQVLKYFDQKLACIVDGGECEPNLGSTVVDVTKESMRIIREGAIPAQEVIQCFQG, from the coding sequence ATGACTGACTTCATTACGCTCAATGCAAATAAAATGAACCCTGTGGATGTGGAAAGGGTTGTTGCTCACTTGCGAGAAGGGCATGTCATTGCCTATCCCACAGAAACTATTTATGGTTTAGGCGCCGACGTTTTGAATAGAGCTGCGATTAAAAATATTTATAAACTCAAAGCGCGAGATCCGGGTTTGCCTATTTCACTTTTGGTTTCTGATTTATCGATGTTGAGAGATTTTGTTTCTGAAGTTTCAGATCAAGCTTTGGAATTGATTAAAACATTTTGGCCCGGCCCGCTCACTATTCTCTTTCCAGCATCTCCTCGGATACCAAAAGATCTTATTACAAACACCGGAAGAATTGGAATACGAATTTCATCTCATCCCGTTGCAACAGCAATTGTATCAGCATTTGGAAATCCCATTACAACTACAAGCGCCAATCTTTCTGGCTACCCACCGTCACTTGATGCCAAGCAAGTGTTGAAATACTTCGATCAAAAATTGGCATGTATTGTAGATGGAGGAGAGTGTGAACCAAACTTAGGTTCAACCGTGGTGGATGTCACCAAAGAAAGTATGCGTATTATTCGTGAAGGCGCAATTCCCGCACAAGAAGTAATTCAGTGTTTTCAGGGTTAG
- a CDS encoding conjugal transfer protein TraR encodes MKKKEKEMFETLLKERRAELVATATSAKDNRLVLEREDLPDEVDLASSEADQAMNMRLKDRELILLKKIDKALLKMQNDEYGICERCGEEIGVKRLEARPVAELCIRCKEETEKLERAFAD; translated from the coding sequence ATGAAGAAAAAAGAAAAAGAAATGTTCGAAACACTGCTTAAAGAACGCAGAGCTGAGCTTGTTGCTACGGCAACTTCGGCAAAAGACAACCGGTTGGTGCTTGAGAGAGAAGACCTTCCAGATGAAGTTGATCTTGCTAGCTCCGAAGCTGATCAAGCAATGAATATGCGCCTTAAAGACCGCGAGCTTATTTTGCTGAAAAAAATCGATAAAGCTCTTCTGAAAATGCAAAATGATGAATATGGCATTTGCGAACGTTGCGGCGAAGAGATCGGCGTCAAACGTCTTGAAGCCAGGCCAGTAGCCGAGCTTTGCATTCGCTGCAAAGAAGAAACAGAAAAACTGGAAAGAGCATTTGCAGATTAA